From Kryptolebias marmoratus isolate JLee-2015 linkage group LG15, ASM164957v2, whole genome shotgun sequence, a single genomic window includes:
- the terfa gene encoding telomeric repeat binding factor a isoform X2, with amino-acid sequence MAEKESVNDGLFDVESIVNRWVFDYYLSLALEFFKNEQYADFSAISNVVDGICNRPVEVINNDDYHLKISLLQFLSHISNAEKLDQPSERGQRKTPLESALLLLEMMTRDFSLPQRECENVSTSLKEMIVGTFIKNGQFEKAKEALNQYFPRSVTAKKTTFMNLIRQKNKKHKIIEQMNFQSFKEEMLDFCQCLCSFTVPFLYKAAKNLVTKRLLGPDDETSEINEQNQPRSPCCLQINTVQLNFSKSSVIPRFRLEMAYNALAEGSGRKTFAQLMQEVETEAQEKEVRLQHSVDPVRGANLNSEQDLLFQRDSCSPMEASPADQPPQSDTGPQTQADSLSHYTLVRLVTEPDSQPSSQCTTAAEELETEVVTKQSPQTVSSRNDLKDTSCPLTEKEVITPTRKYPRRSTGASSLAKCSADNDEDSLDSVGNKKINDPDLHDRSNRSFIRKSNDFSSASEDKPQEELTPLTPVQRPPEPLSASPLSKKAPGDIEDYCISDSSLDSSSTVSSRPHVPQSSTPHKVTRSPLPKWKEMVQNAKETKDTWSDDESSFISRRNPRLTESTVSNSGSRRRRWTESETQKLKEGVKRFGEGNWNKIKSYYSFSDRSNVNLKDRWRTIKRVNLV; translated from the exons ATGGCGGAAAAAGAAAGCGTAAACGACGGGTTATTTGACGTTGAAAGTATAGTTAACCGATGGGTTTTTGACTATTATTTATCTTTGGCCTTGGAGTTCTTCAAAAACGAGCAGTATGCAGACTTTAGTGCGATTTCCAATGTTGTGGACG gCATCTGTAATCGTCCGGTGGAGGTCATTAATAACGATGACTATCATCTAAAGATTAGTCTTTTGCAGTTTCTGTCACACATAAGTAATGCTGAAAAGCTCG ACCAGCCGTCTGAACGTGGTCAGAGGAAAACTCCTCTGGAATCAGCCTTACTTCTGCTGGAAATGATGACGAGGGACTTCAGTCTTCCACAACGTGAATGTGAGAATGTGTCCACTTCACTCAAGGAGATG ATTGTGGGAACTTTCATCAAGAATGGACAATTTGAGAAAGCCAAAGAAGCACTTAACCAGTACTTTCCAAGATCAGTGACTGCCAAG aaGACTACCTTCATGAATCTCATCCgtcagaagaataaaaaacacaagatcaTCGAGCAAATGAACTTTCAGAGCTTCAAGGAGGAGATGCTGGATTTCTGTCAGTGTCTCTGCTCATTCACTGTTCCCTTTCTTTACAAG GCTGCAAAGAATCTTGTCACTAAAAGACTTCTGGGACCAGACGATGAAACTTCTGAGATTAATGAGCAAAACCAACCCCGTTCTCCCTGCTGtctacaaataaacacagtccAGTTAAATTTTAG TAAATCTTCAGTTATTCCGAGATTCAGACTAGAAATGGCCTACAATGCCCTGGCTGAAGGTTCAGGCAGAAAAACATTTGCTCAGTTGATGCAGGAGGTGGAAACAGAGGCACAGGAAAAAGAGGTTCGTCTGCAGCACTCAGTTGATCCAGTGAGGGGCGCAAACCTGAACTCAGAACAGGACCTGCTATTTCAGAGGGACTCCTGCAGCCCCATGGAAGCTTCCCCAGCAGACCAGCCTCCGCAGTCAGACACAGGGCCTCAGACGCAGGCGGATTCACTCTCACATTACACTTTGGTGCGGCTGGTGACTGAACCAGACAGTCAGCCGAGCTCGCAGTGTACAACGGCTGCGGAGGAACTGGAAACTGAAGTGGTGACAAAACAGTCGCCACAAACTGTTTCCAGTAGAAACGACCTAAAAGACACGTCGTGTCCACTCACAGAGAAAGAAGTGATCACACCCACAAGGAAGTATCCCAGACGGAGTACTGGAGCGAGCAG TTTGGCGAAGTGCTCTGCAGACAATGATGAAGACTCCCTTGATTCAGTcggaaacaagaaaataaatgatccGGACCTCCATGACCGATCCAACAGATCGTTCATCAG GAAGTCAAACGACTTCTCATCAGCAAGTGAGGACAAGCCACAGGAGGAGCTGACCCCCCTGACTCCAGTGCAGAGACCACCGGAACCACTGTCTGCGTCTCCTCTGAGCAAGAAAGC TCCAGGTGACATCGAAGACTATTGTATCTCAGACTCTTCATTGGACAGCTCGTCCACTGTGTCCTCCCGTCCCCATGTTCCTCAGAGCTCCACTCCTCACAAGGTCACACGATCCCCACTTCCAAAATG GAAAGAAATGGTCCAAAATGCAAAGGAGACTAAAGACACATGGAGTGATGATGAGTCATCTTTCATCTCCAGAAGGAACCCCA GGTTGACTGAGAGCACCGTCTCAAATTCAGGATCCAGGAGGCGG AGGTGGACTGAGAGTGAGACGCAGAAATTAAAAGAAGGAGTGAAGAGGTTTGGAGAGGGAAACTGGAACAAGATCAAGTCTTATTACTCCTTTTCAGATCGGTCAAATGTGAACCTTAAAGATCGATGGAGAACCATCAAAAGAGTTAACTTGGTATaa
- the zdhhc7 gene encoding palmitoyltransferase ZDHHC7, with protein sequence MQSSNHRLRDMEQHHPLLSAGADVEAGSLGAGVMVGGPHAGHTAGNRTLWFIQDSCGMVCATMTWFLVLYAEFVVNFVMLLPAKNFWYSLLNGATFNSLAVLALASHMRTMLTDPGAVPKGNATKEYMESLQLKPGEVIYKCPKCCSIKPERAHHCSICKRCIRKMDHHCPWVNNCVGEKNQRFFVLFTMYIALISAHALGLSGMHFFTCIKVQWNECSDFSPGVSVLLLIFLCLEAILFLTFTAVMFGTQIHSICNDETEIERLKNEKPTWERHMRWDGMKAVFGGPPSLLWCNPFTGLRLRRLLLLSHGRRGGSEFSV encoded by the exons ATGCAGTCTTCAAACCACCGGCTACGAGACATGGAGCAGCACCACCCGCTGCTGTCGGCGGGCGCAGACGTGGAGGCGGGGAGCCTGGGAGCCGGAGTGATGGTCGGGGGACCCCACGCGGGCCACACGGCGGGGAACCGCACACTGTGGTTCATCCAGGACAGCTGTGGGATGGTGTGCGCCACCATGACCTGGTTCCTGGTTCTGTACGCGGAGTTCGTGGTGAACTTCGTCATGCTCCTGCCCGCCAAGAACTTCTGGTACTCGCTGCTGAACGGGGCCACCTTCAACTCGCTGGCCGTGCTTGCGCTGGCCTCGCACATGCGCACCATGCTGACTGACCCG GGTGCAGTCCCTAAAGGCAATGCGACCAAGGAGTACATGGAGAGCTTGCAGCTTAAACCCGGGGAAGTCATCTACAAGTGTCCAAAGTGCTGTAGCATCAAACCTGAGAGAGCGCACCACTGCAG TATTTGTAAACGATGCATCCGGAAGATGGACCATCACTGTCCCTGGGTCAACAACTGCGTGGGCGAAAAGAATCAGAgattctttgtgctttttact ATGTACATTGCACTGATTTCTGCCCATGCCCTCGGTCTCAGCGGAATGCATTTCTTCACATGTATTAAAGTCCAGTGGAACG AGTGCAGTGACTTCTCCCCAGGGGTGTCTGTGCtgctcctcatcttcctctgtcTCGAAgccatcctcttcctcacttTCACGGCCGTAATGTTTGGCACACAGATTCACTCCATCTGCAACGACGAGACG GAGATCGAACGTCTAAAAAATGAGAAGCCAACGTGGGAGCGCCACATGAGATGGGACGGAATGAAAGCTGTGTTCGGGGGTCCGCCATCTCTTCTGTGGTGCAACCCCTTCACAGGTTTGCGTCTGCGGCGCCTGTTGCTGTTGAGCCACGGCCGCCGGGGGGGCTCTGAGTTTTCTGTCTGA
- the terfa gene encoding telomeric repeat binding factor a isoform X3 produces the protein MAEKESVNDGLFDVESIVNRWVFDYYLSLALEFFKNEQYADFSAISNVVDGICNRPVEVINNDDYHLKISLLQFLSHISNAEKLDQPSERGQRKTPLESALLLLEMMTRDFSLPQRECENVSTSLKEMIVGTFIKNGQFEKAKEALNQYFPRSVTAKKTTFMNLIRQKNKKHKIIEQMNFQSFKEEMLDFCQCLCSFTVPFLYKAAKNLVTKRLLGPDDETSEINEQNQPRSPCCLQINTVQLNFSKSSVIPRFRLEMAYNALAEGSGRKTFAQLMQEVETEAQEKERDSCSPMEASPADQPPQSDTGPQTQADSLSHYTLVRLVTEPDSQPSSQCTTAAEELETEVVTKQSPQTVSSRNDLKDTSCPLTEKEVITPTRKYPRRSTGASSLAKCSADNDEDSLDSVGNKKINDPDLHDRSNRSFIRKSNDFSSASEDKPQEELTPLTPVQRPPEPLSASPLSKKASPGDIEDYCISDSSLDSSSTVSSRPHVPQSSTPHKVTRSPLPKWKEMVQNAKETKDTWSDDESSFISRRNPRLTESTVSNSGSRRRRWTESETQKLKEGVKRFGEGNWNKIKSYYSFSDRSNVNLKDRWRTIKRVNLV, from the exons ATGGCGGAAAAAGAAAGCGTAAACGACGGGTTATTTGACGTTGAAAGTATAGTTAACCGATGGGTTTTTGACTATTATTTATCTTTGGCCTTGGAGTTCTTCAAAAACGAGCAGTATGCAGACTTTAGTGCGATTTCCAATGTTGTGGACG gCATCTGTAATCGTCCGGTGGAGGTCATTAATAACGATGACTATCATCTAAAGATTAGTCTTTTGCAGTTTCTGTCACACATAAGTAATGCTGAAAAGCTCG ACCAGCCGTCTGAACGTGGTCAGAGGAAAACTCCTCTGGAATCAGCCTTACTTCTGCTGGAAATGATGACGAGGGACTTCAGTCTTCCACAACGTGAATGTGAGAATGTGTCCACTTCACTCAAGGAGATG ATTGTGGGAACTTTCATCAAGAATGGACAATTTGAGAAAGCCAAAGAAGCACTTAACCAGTACTTTCCAAGATCAGTGACTGCCAAG aaGACTACCTTCATGAATCTCATCCgtcagaagaataaaaaacacaagatcaTCGAGCAAATGAACTTTCAGAGCTTCAAGGAGGAGATGCTGGATTTCTGTCAGTGTCTCTGCTCATTCACTGTTCCCTTTCTTTACAAG GCTGCAAAGAATCTTGTCACTAAAAGACTTCTGGGACCAGACGATGAAACTTCTGAGATTAATGAGCAAAACCAACCCCGTTCTCCCTGCTGtctacaaataaacacagtccAGTTAAATTTTAG TAAATCTTCAGTTATTCCGAGATTCAGACTAGAAATGGCCTACAATGCCCTGGCTGAAGGTTCAGGCAGAAAAACATTTGCTCAGTTGATGCAGGAGGTGGAAACAGAGGCACAGGAAAAAGAG AGGGACTCCTGCAGCCCCATGGAAGCTTCCCCAGCAGACCAGCCTCCGCAGTCAGACACAGGGCCTCAGACGCAGGCGGATTCACTCTCACATTACACTTTGGTGCGGCTGGTGACTGAACCAGACAGTCAGCCGAGCTCGCAGTGTACAACGGCTGCGGAGGAACTGGAAACTGAAGTGGTGACAAAACAGTCGCCACAAACTGTTTCCAGTAGAAACGACCTAAAAGACACGTCGTGTCCACTCACAGAGAAAGAAGTGATCACACCCACAAGGAAGTATCCCAGACGGAGTACTGGAGCGAGCAG TTTGGCGAAGTGCTCTGCAGACAATGATGAAGACTCCCTTGATTCAGTcggaaacaagaaaataaatgatccGGACCTCCATGACCGATCCAACAGATCGTTCATCAG GAAGTCAAACGACTTCTCATCAGCAAGTGAGGACAAGCCACAGGAGGAGCTGACCCCCCTGACTCCAGTGCAGAGACCACCGGAACCACTGTCTGCGTCTCCTCTGAGCAAGAAAGC CAGTCCAGGTGACATCGAAGACTATTGTATCTCAGACTCTTCATTGGACAGCTCGTCCACTGTGTCCTCCCGTCCCCATGTTCCTCAGAGCTCCACTCCTCACAAGGTCACACGATCCCCACTTCCAAAATG GAAAGAAATGGTCCAAAATGCAAAGGAGACTAAAGACACATGGAGTGATGATGAGTCATCTTTCATCTCCAGAAGGAACCCCA GGTTGACTGAGAGCACCGTCTCAAATTCAGGATCCAGGAGGCGG AGGTGGACTGAGAGTGAGACGCAGAAATTAAAAGAAGGAGTGAAGAGGTTTGGAGAGGGAAACTGGAACAAGATCAAGTCTTATTACTCCTTTTCAGATCGGTCAAATGTGAACCTTAAAGATCGATGGAGAACCATCAAAAGAGTTAACTTGGTATaa
- the nip7 gene encoding 60S ribosome subunit biogenesis protein NIP7 homolog encodes MRPLTEDETKIMFEKLSKYIGENIKLLVDRPDGTYCFRLHQDRVYYMSDKILKLATNFSRDKLISIGTCFGKFTKTQKFRLHITALDFLAPYAKFKVWVKPGAEQSFLYGNHVLKSGLGRITENTMQYQGVVVYSMADVPLGFGVAAKSTQECRRVDPMSIVVFHQADVGEFIRNEDTLT; translated from the exons ATGAGACCATTAACAGAGGATGAGACGAAAATAATGTTCGAGAAGCTGTCGAAGTA catcGGGGAAAACATTAAACTTCTCGTGGACCGACCTGACGGTACCTACTGCTTCAGACTACACCAGGACCGCGTTTACTATATGAG tGATAAAATCCTGAAGTTGGCCACAAACTTCTCCAGGGACAAGCTCATTTCAATAGGTACTTGCTTTGGGAAATTTACAAAGACCCAGAAGTTCCGCCTGCACATCACAGCTCTGGATTTCTTGGCGCCCTATGCAAAG TTCAAGGTGTGGGTGAAACCTGGAGCAGAGCAGTCTTTCCTGTATGGAAACCATGTGCTTAAATCTGGCCTCGGCAGAATTACTGAAAATACTATGCAATATCAAGGAGTTGTGGTTTACTCCATGGCTGATGTACCTTTG GGGTTTGGAGTGGCAGCCAAGTCAACCCAGGAGTGTCGGCGTGTGGACCCCATGTCCATTGTGGTGTTCCACCAGGCCGACGTGGGAGAGTTCATAAGGAATGAGGACACACTGACATAA
- the terfa gene encoding telomeric repeat binding factor a isoform X1, with protein sequence MAEKESVNDGLFDVESIVNRWVFDYYLSLALEFFKNEQYADFSAISNVVDGICNRPVEVINNDDYHLKISLLQFLSHISNAEKLDQPSERGQRKTPLESALLLLEMMTRDFSLPQRECENVSTSLKEMIVGTFIKNGQFEKAKEALNQYFPRSVTAKKTTFMNLIRQKNKKHKIIEQMNFQSFKEEMLDFCQCLCSFTVPFLYKAAKNLVTKRLLGPDDETSEINEQNQPRSPCCLQINTVQLNFSKSSVIPRFRLEMAYNALAEGSGRKTFAQLMQEVETEAQEKEVRLQHSVDPVRGANLNSEQDLLFQRDSCSPMEASPADQPPQSDTGPQTQADSLSHYTLVRLVTEPDSQPSSQCTTAAEELETEVVTKQSPQTVSSRNDLKDTSCPLTEKEVITPTRKYPRRSTGASSLAKCSADNDEDSLDSVGNKKINDPDLHDRSNRSFIRKSNDFSSASEDKPQEELTPLTPVQRPPEPLSASPLSKKASPGDIEDYCISDSSLDSSSTVSSRPHVPQSSTPHKVTRSPLPKWKEMVQNAKETKDTWSDDESSFISRRNPRLTESTVSNSGSRRRRWTESETQKLKEGVKRFGEGNWNKIKSYYSFSDRSNVNLKDRWRTIKRVNLV encoded by the exons ATGGCGGAAAAAGAAAGCGTAAACGACGGGTTATTTGACGTTGAAAGTATAGTTAACCGATGGGTTTTTGACTATTATTTATCTTTGGCCTTGGAGTTCTTCAAAAACGAGCAGTATGCAGACTTTAGTGCGATTTCCAATGTTGTGGACG gCATCTGTAATCGTCCGGTGGAGGTCATTAATAACGATGACTATCATCTAAAGATTAGTCTTTTGCAGTTTCTGTCACACATAAGTAATGCTGAAAAGCTCG ACCAGCCGTCTGAACGTGGTCAGAGGAAAACTCCTCTGGAATCAGCCTTACTTCTGCTGGAAATGATGACGAGGGACTTCAGTCTTCCACAACGTGAATGTGAGAATGTGTCCACTTCACTCAAGGAGATG ATTGTGGGAACTTTCATCAAGAATGGACAATTTGAGAAAGCCAAAGAAGCACTTAACCAGTACTTTCCAAGATCAGTGACTGCCAAG aaGACTACCTTCATGAATCTCATCCgtcagaagaataaaaaacacaagatcaTCGAGCAAATGAACTTTCAGAGCTTCAAGGAGGAGATGCTGGATTTCTGTCAGTGTCTCTGCTCATTCACTGTTCCCTTTCTTTACAAG GCTGCAAAGAATCTTGTCACTAAAAGACTTCTGGGACCAGACGATGAAACTTCTGAGATTAATGAGCAAAACCAACCCCGTTCTCCCTGCTGtctacaaataaacacagtccAGTTAAATTTTAG TAAATCTTCAGTTATTCCGAGATTCAGACTAGAAATGGCCTACAATGCCCTGGCTGAAGGTTCAGGCAGAAAAACATTTGCTCAGTTGATGCAGGAGGTGGAAACAGAGGCACAGGAAAAAGAGGTTCGTCTGCAGCACTCAGTTGATCCAGTGAGGGGCGCAAACCTGAACTCAGAACAGGACCTGCTATTTCAGAGGGACTCCTGCAGCCCCATGGAAGCTTCCCCAGCAGACCAGCCTCCGCAGTCAGACACAGGGCCTCAGACGCAGGCGGATTCACTCTCACATTACACTTTGGTGCGGCTGGTGACTGAACCAGACAGTCAGCCGAGCTCGCAGTGTACAACGGCTGCGGAGGAACTGGAAACTGAAGTGGTGACAAAACAGTCGCCACAAACTGTTTCCAGTAGAAACGACCTAAAAGACACGTCGTGTCCACTCACAGAGAAAGAAGTGATCACACCCACAAGGAAGTATCCCAGACGGAGTACTGGAGCGAGCAG TTTGGCGAAGTGCTCTGCAGACAATGATGAAGACTCCCTTGATTCAGTcggaaacaagaaaataaatgatccGGACCTCCATGACCGATCCAACAGATCGTTCATCAG GAAGTCAAACGACTTCTCATCAGCAAGTGAGGACAAGCCACAGGAGGAGCTGACCCCCCTGACTCCAGTGCAGAGACCACCGGAACCACTGTCTGCGTCTCCTCTGAGCAAGAAAGC CAGTCCAGGTGACATCGAAGACTATTGTATCTCAGACTCTTCATTGGACAGCTCGTCCACTGTGTCCTCCCGTCCCCATGTTCCTCAGAGCTCCACTCCTCACAAGGTCACACGATCCCCACTTCCAAAATG GAAAGAAATGGTCCAAAATGCAAAGGAGACTAAAGACACATGGAGTGATGATGAGTCATCTTTCATCTCCAGAAGGAACCCCA GGTTGACTGAGAGCACCGTCTCAAATTCAGGATCCAGGAGGCGG AGGTGGACTGAGAGTGAGACGCAGAAATTAAAAGAAGGAGTGAAGAGGTTTGGAGAGGGAAACTGGAACAAGATCAAGTCTTATTACTCCTTTTCAGATCGGTCAAATGTGAACCTTAAAGATCGATGGAGAACCATCAAAAGAGTTAACTTGGTATaa
- the cdc42se2 gene encoding CDC42 small effector protein 2: MTEFWVCFSCCIAEQPQPKRRRRIDRSMIGEPTNFVHTTHVGSGDMGLAAVDLVQAQMKSKGGYSHGGSEGSQL; this comes from the exons ATGACTGAGTTCTGGgtttgcttcagctgctgcattGCAGAGCAGCCACAACCA aaaCGGCGGCGACGAATTGACCGCTCCATGATCGGGGAGCCAACAAACTTTGTTCACACCACACATGTAGGCTCCGGAGACATGGGATTAGCAGCA GTGGACCTCGTTCAGGCTCAGATGAAATCTAAAGGAGGCTACTCACACGGAGGTTCAGAAGGCTCTCAGTTGTAA